The genomic DNA TCGAGCGGCGCGGCGGTGGAGTTCAGCGTGCCGATGCCACCATTGCTGACGCCGGCGAGATCGGACTCGCGGGTGATGTGGTTGGCGGTTTGGTTGACCAGGTTCTGGATCAGGCGGGTGTCCACCTCATCGCGCAGCGGTCGTGCGGGATCGATGTCGAGCCGCAGCGCGCCGGACTTCGAGACGACCTTCTTGAAGGCGACCACCGGATCATCGGTGGACACGGGAATGGCACCGGTGTTCGCGAAAGGCGTGAGCGACTTGGCGTAGCGGTTCGCGCCCGCGGGATCGCCTGCCTGGAACTCGGAACCGGCGACGATGCCGTAGCCCTTGTCGGTGCCATTGAGGATGCCGTCGCCATCGCTGTCGTGGCGGTTGTTAGAAAGATGGACGGAGAAGTTCGGGGCACCATTGCGATCCACGGTCGCCTTCTCGAGCGCGCGGGAGCGGGTGTTGCCGGGCGGCGAGAGGAAGTAGTTTCCGATCACGTTGGCCTTCCATGACGCGGGTGTCTCCGAGTCGCCCATGATGAAGCCGATGTCCCAGTCGAAGGTGACGTTGTTCGTCCACTCTAACAAGCCGGCGGGCCGTGCCTTCGGATTGCGGGTGTGGTTGTGGGCCCACAGCGAATGGTGGCAGGTCGCGTGATTCTGGTCCCACAGGCCGCCGCACGAGTGCGACTCCAGGCCCCAGGCATTGACGGACCACTGCATGGTCACGTTTTCCGGCGGACTGTTGAAGCTGGAGAAGTTCTCGTCGGTCGAGAACTGCATCGAGACCGAATCGAGCACGCTATTGAGCGAGCCACTGTCGAGGTTCACGCAGTCGCCGCCGCTGCCGCCCTTGCGATGGCGGAAACGCAGGTGGCGCACCACGACATCGTCGCCGGAGATGCGGAAGGTGCCATCGACCAGACCGACGCCATCACCCGGTGCGGTTTGGCCGGCGATGGTGACCTTCGATCCGGTGAGGCGCAGGCCATTGATGTGAATGTGGCCGCTGACCGCGAAGACGATGGTGCGCCCGGCGGTGGGGACCGTCTCGATGCCATTGCGGAATGAGCCTGCGCCCGAGGCATTGAGATTGGTGACGACATAGACGTCGCCGCCGCGCCCGCCCTTCGCATAGCCACCGTAGCCCTCGGCACCGGGGAATGCGGGAATGGTCTGGCCCGCGGCGCTGCCGATGAGGAGAGGAAGAAGAAGTCGCTTCACGGGTCAGTGCGGAATGGAGCGGCAGGAAGGCCCTCGGAGTTGGTGAGATTCGCGCCGGCGGGGTTGTCCGCCCAGGCGTAGCGGACGTAGGCGGGGCGGGGGACGGAGGGACTGGAGACGATCACCTTGTCGCCCTCGATCTCGGCATCGGCCCAGACGAACTTGCGGTCGTCGCCGGCGATCGCGAATTGTTTCAGCGGGCCGTCCTTGGCGACGAGGCCTTCGCCGATGTGGTCGAAGTGCAGGACCACGCGGCCGTCCTCGATCTCGGACATCTTGAAGACCGGGCCGCAGGGGATGACGTCCTGCTTGCCATAGGTGCCGTGCAAGGCGAGGCGGGCGAGGCGATGGCCGACGCCGAGCTTGTTGCGCGGGTGGACGTCCTTCTCATCGCCGATGTCGATGGTGACGGCCATGCCGGTGTGGGGCAGCGCGAGCGATGAGGACTGGGCATCCCGCATCGAGGCGAGGCTGCTGGCGGCGGGCTCCGGGAGCGGTGACTTGTGCGGGGCGAGTTGGACGAAGAGGAAGGGGAGGTCGTCGCGGCCCCAGCAGGTGCGCCAGTCCTCGATCAGTGCCCTCTGCAGCGTGGGGTAAAGCTGGCGGGTGCCGACATTCGACTCGCCCTGATACCAGAGCGCGCCGCGGATGCCGTAGGGGACGAGCGGCGAGATCATGCCATTGAAGAGCACCGCGGGATTGTGCTGGTCGCGCACGGGATCCGGGTGGCCGGGGCCGCGGCCGGTTTTGTTAGACGCGGTCCATTTCGCGATGGCCTTGCCGTAATCCTCGAAGGCCCTGGGGGTGTCGCGATAGGCGATGAATTTCTTCCAGAAGGCATCGCACAGCGGCTTGAAGGCCTTGTCGGCAGCGAGCTTGTCGTTGCTGATCCACGCCTCGGCGGTGCTGGCACCAAAGGCACAGGTGACGAGGCCGACGGGCACGCCGAGTTCCTTCTGGAGTTCGCGGGCGAAGAAGTAGGCGACCGCGGAGAAGTCGCCGGCGGTTTCCGGGGTGCAGGCTTTCCACGCGCCATCGACTTCCGGCTGGGGGTCCTCGCGCATGGTCCACTCGGCCTTGAACTCGCGGAGCTGCGGGTGATTCGCCTGCGGGACTTCCTGCTCCCAATTCGCGCAGCCGGAGAACGAGCGCTTGGCGGTCTTCGCGAGGGTGAAGTCCATGTTCGACTGGCCGGAGCAGAGCCAGACCTCGCCGACGAGGACATCGGAGAAAGTACGAGAGGCATCGGAGGTCTTCACCTCGATGACGTGCGGACCGCCGGCAGGCAGCGCGGGGAGATCGAGGCGGAACTTGCCCTCCTCCGTGGCGGTGGTGGTGGCGCTTTTTCCGGCGATGGAGACGGTGACGGGCGATCCGGGGCGGGCGGTGCCCCACAGCGGGTTCGCGGTGTCGCGCTGGAGCACCATGTGATCGCTGAAGATGCGGGGCAGCCAGAGATCGGCGGGCAGGAGGTAGTTCGCGAGGTCGGTCTTGCGCAGGGCTCCGGCGAGGACGGAGGCATTGAGTTGCGCGCCCGCGGGATTCGGATGGGTGTGGTCCCCCTTGGCGAAGATCGCGGTGGTCTTTTCCTCGCCGAGCGCGTCGTAGCGGTCGGCGAGCAGGCCATTGAAGTCGATGAAGGAAGCGCCGGCTTGCTCGGCGGTCTGCTTGGCCCACAGGCCGTAGTCATTCGTGCTGCGGCCGACGCGGCCGTCCTTCCACATGTTCCGCGGGATCAAGGAGAGCACGACCGGGGTGGCGCCCTTTGACTTGGTGTCGGCGACGTATTTCCGCAGGTACCAGCCGTAGCTGCGGACGGTCTCCGGCAGGCCATCGGTCTTGCGGACGATGTCCTCGGCTTCCTCGCCGATGCCCTTGATGGAGGCGCGGCAGCGGTCGTCATTGAGCGGGCCGCCGTCGTTGTGGCCGAACTGCATCACCACGTAATCGCCGGCCTTGAGGTTGGCCATGATCGCGTCCCAGCGTCCCTCGGTGAGGAAGGTGCGGCTGCTGCGGCCGCCGATGGCGCGGTTGACCACCTCGATCTTCGCCGGGTCGAAATGCGCGACCAGCGGGTCGCCCCAGCCCTTTTGGCCGGCGGTCTGATTGCGCACAGTCGAGTCGCCGATGATGTAGAGCGTCGGTTTCGCCCATGCCGCCACGGTCAGGCAGCACGCGACGAGGAGGCGCAATGGGATTCGCATGAGCAGGAAGATGCCCGCGGATCCGGCGGCTGTCGCGTTACCGATATGGGGTAAGGGAAGGGGTGTCGGGAAATCGCAAATGACTCGCAAGCCCTCTCCCAATCACCCATCGGATTGCCGCTTTTTGGGGGAAGGGGAGGTCGTCAAGGGCGACGGGCGGCCGCACTCGCAGATTGCGTCTCGGTCCTTGGGAAGACGCCGGCAGCAGACCGCATCGTGAGTCGCCGATTCGGATCCACGACGATGCGGCTCATGCCGCCAAAGTGCGACGGTCGTGGTCCGCCGCTCCATTGGAGAGCTTTACGCCTTTTCCAGCGTCTCATGCACCGTCGCGGTCAGTTGGTCGTCGAGTTTGAGGGCGCGCGAGAGGCGGCGCAGGAACAGATGCTCGGAGGGTGTATCGACCTCGATGGCCGTCAGGGCGGCGCCGTAGATTTCGCTGGCTTCCTCCGGTCCGTTGGCGAGTCCGGCGATTTCCTCCACGGTGGGCGGGAGGTTCAGGGCGCTGGTCAGCCGCCCTTTTTCGGCGGGCTCCAAGGGCGAGGTGTCGATGGCATCCGCGAGTGCGGTCATTTCGACGCTGTCGATGGTGCCATCCGCGGCGGCCGCGGCGATCATGGCCAGCACCATCTTCATCGGCAGCTCGCCCGTGACCTTGACTTGGAAACTGGCAGTGGCGAGGTCGGCGGGAAGCGGCGGGGGAGTGTCAGCCGCGATCGTCACAGGCGCGTTGATCGCCTGGGATGGCACGGGGGGCGGGGAATCCTGACGGCTCTGTTGCCACTTTTGGTAGGCATAGTAGCCGACGCCGGCGATGGCTGCCATCCCTCCCACCTTGACCGCGTTCTTCTGGATCTTGTTGCGGGCCTTGCCGTTCATGAGCAGGGACACCAGGGCTCCGGACGCGGCGCCACCCAGCGCCCCTTGCGCACCGCCGGAACCTAACAGCCCGCTGAGGAGTGACTTGGGATCGCTTTTGGCGCTATTCCCGCTTTTTGAATTGACGGAGATGGAATTGCTGAGACTGGAGAACAAGGATTCAAGAGACATGGTCAGATGGGGCGAAATGGCGTGGTACTGACCCTTCGATGGGGGCCGTCAAATGGTCGAGTGGAAAGACGGTTGCGCTTTCAATCCTCGTCGCGGTCTTCGGTCTGGCGGAGGACTTTGCCGTCAGTGGAGACGATGACGTCGAGATCGGCTTGGCCGTGGCGCTCAATGTCGGCGTCGTAGCTGACGGTGTTGCCCTCGGTGATCTTGTCGAGATCGTCGACGCGGCCGCCGAGACCCCGGAGCGCGGTGCGGACGGCTTCCGGGGCAGCGGCGAGGCGGATGTCCTCGGTGGTTTTCACGAGGCTGCCCTCGGCTGAGACGTAGAGATTCAGGTCGTAGCCGCCCTTGAGATCGATGTCGGCGATGTAGATGGTCTTTCCCTGGCGCTCGATCATTTCGACCTCCTCGATCTTCCCGTCGCGGGAGTTCGTCTGGATGGTCTGGCGGACGGGCTCCGGGCAGTCGGCGAGGCGGATGTCACGCGCGGCGGCGGGAGCGATGAGTGCGATGGCGGCGAGGATGCGGATGGATGTCGTGTTCATAGGTCTCGGTTTGATTTCGGGCAGCGGGATCGCCGCCGGACGCGAGACCAAGAACACCCGAAGATGACCGCGAGATGACGAAGAGGGAGGAAATGAGGTGATATGGAGCGCGGGGGACCGTTCTGCGCTGTCACCAGTGCGCCTACGGGGGGCGGAGAATCACCAATCATGGATCCTCAATCACCAAGTGGAGTGACTCGCCCATTCACCATTCGGCCTCGGCAGAAGGAACGATCCTGCCGGCTTGAAAATGCGTGGATTCACCCCTATGACGGGTGAGCCAATTCAACTTTGGCCGTAAGGAATGATCTCGAAGCGAAACGCAAGGAATGCAACCATTGGGGGCATTGTCTTCCGCTACAAGGTCTCGACGACACCGAAGAGCAGGGGTGTTTACGACCTGAACATCACAGTCCAGAGTGTAGCTGACAATGGGAGGAAGCTGATTGTGGTTGGCCTGATCCAGAAGGACCCGTGGATCCGGCCCCTTCTTTCTCCTTTGGTTCATTGGGAATGCCCGACTGTTACCCGCCACGAAATTGAGTGGCTTGTTCGGGAGGCAATTGGCGGCGGGTGGGATTTCTCCACCAAAGGCGCGGACTTCGTCCTTGAGGCCTCAAACGAGATCTTCCGATGCGGTTTTTTGGCGGCGCAGGTTGGGAGGACTGGTGAGCCACGAAGGTGAGATCGTGGGGTGGCGGGCGAGCCGGTTTGATCGGGGGGCTGGTACCGTATCGGGCCCCTACAGGGCGCCTTGGTTTGCTGCTGCCTGACCTGGGGGCGGTGGTGCGGGGCAGCTCACCAGATGCGCTTCACGCCGTAGGCGTCGAAGACCTCGTCGGAGCTGATGATGGTGAGCTGCTCTTCCTGTGCTTGGGCGACGAGCATGCGGTCGAAGGGGTCCTTGTGGTGAAACGGCAGATCCTGGATACGGCGGCAGTGGGCGGGACGGATCGGGAGTTCGGTTACGGCGAAGCGAACAAACATCTCTGTTAGCAAAAGATCCCAACGCTCGGGCACTCGGAAATCGGAATAACCACTGCCACCCATCTTCACGCCGATCTCCCAAAGATTGACCGGCGACCAGCAGAGCCTCCTGGTTTCCTCAAGAGCCTGCAAGGCACTCTTGGAGAGACGTGGATCGCCGAAGAACCACCAGAGCAGCGTAGGGGTGTCCAAGAGGCAGCTCATCCGTTGCTTTTATTCGCCTCCTAGTCCTTCTCCCACGCGTAGAATTCCTCCTCGATCTCCTTGTCCAAGGCCGGGTTATTGGTGAGGAACTCGAGTAGTTCATCGGACATGTCTCCCTTGAGACAGCCGAGAGCCCTTTTTCGGTTGGGCGGCGCGGGATCCGCGGCCAC from Luteolibacter arcticus includes the following:
- a CDS encoding sialate O-acetylesterase, whose product is MRIPLRLLVACCLTVAAWAKPTLYIIGDSTVRNQTAGQKGWGDPLVAHFDPAKIEVVNRAIGGRSSRTFLTEGRWDAIMANLKAGDYVVMQFGHNDGGPLNDDRCRASIKGIGEEAEDIVRKTDGLPETVRSYGWYLRKYVADTKSKGATPVVLSLIPRNMWKDGRVGRSTNDYGLWAKQTAEQAGASFIDFNGLLADRYDALGEEKTTAIFAKGDHTHPNPAGAQLNASVLAGALRKTDLANYLLPADLWLPRIFSDHMVLQRDTANPLWGTARPGSPVTVSIAGKSATTTATEEGKFRLDLPALPAGGPHVIEVKTSDASRTFSDVLVGEVWLCSGQSNMDFTLAKTAKRSFSGCANWEQEVPQANHPQLREFKAEWTMREDPQPEVDGAWKACTPETAGDFSAVAYFFARELQKELGVPVGLVTCAFGASTAEAWISNDKLAADKAFKPLCDAFWKKFIAYRDTPRAFEDYGKAIAKWTASNKTGRGPGHPDPVRDQHNPAVLFNGMISPLVPYGIRGALWYQGESNVGTRQLYPTLQRALIEDWRTCWGRDDLPFLFVQLAPHKSPLPEPAASSLASMRDAQSSSLALPHTGMAVTIDIGDEKDVHPRNKLGVGHRLARLALHGTYGKQDVIPCGPVFKMSEIEDGRVVLHFDHIGEGLVAKDGPLKQFAIAGDDRKFVWADAEIEGDKVIVSSPSVPRPAYVRYAWADNPAGANLTNSEGLPAAPFRTDP
- a CDS encoding type II toxin-antitoxin system Phd/YefM family antitoxin; the encoded protein is MQVTIHEAKTQLSKLIAAVERGEEVIIARRDKPVVKLVAADPAPPNRKRALGCLKGDMSDELLEFLTNNPALDKEIEEEFYAWEKD
- a CDS encoding tellurite resistance TerB family protein; its protein translation is MSLESLFSSLSNSISVNSKSGNSAKSDPKSLLSGLLGSGGAQGALGGAASGALVSLLMNGKARNKIQKNAVKVGGMAAIAGVGYYAYQKWQQSRQDSPPPVPSQAINAPVTIAADTPPPLPADLATASFQVKVTGELPMKMVLAMIAAAAADGTIDSVEMTALADAIDTSPLEPAEKGRLTSALNLPPTVEEIAGLANGPEEASEIYGAALTAIEVDTPSEHLFLRRLSRALKLDDQLTATVHETLEKA
- a CDS encoding type II toxin-antitoxin system VapC family toxin; translation: MSCLLDTPTLLWWFFGDPRLSKSALQALEETRRLCWSPVNLWEIGVKMGGSGYSDFRVPERWDLLLTEMFVRFAVTELPIRPAHCRRIQDLPFHHKDPFDRMLVAQAQEEQLTIISSDEVFDAYGVKRIW